A window of the Pecten maximus chromosome 19, xPecMax1.1, whole genome shotgun sequence genome harbors these coding sequences:
- the LOC117317582 gene encoding frizzled-5-like, with protein MAGHLGLSVKFLALVLCVTCIITTDAEQKLQCQDVTIPMCRGIGYNFTYMPNQFNHETQEEAGLEVHQFYPLVEIKCSPDLRLFLCSMYAPICMEGYHHHLPACRPVCERARAGCAPLMAQYGFQWPERMNCDNLPVSGLCVDANATDSSTAAPRPQPTSPYKDRFPPKVRDPKPPKVRDPLKPVVRTSKNKDLYPECCQCKMVRLEKSSGFYNEIVTGGLENCALNCTSPYFSSDEMTFASFWIGLWSILCCISTAMTVLTFFVDMQRFKYPERPIVFLSACYFMVSCGYIIRLIVGHAAVACDGKMIRYETTGPALCTVVFLLLYFFGMASSIWWVILSFTWFLSAGLKWGQEAIASYSQYFHVAAWLIPSIMSIAVLFKSSVDGDPIAGVCYVGNQNIDNLRGFVLAPLFIFLILGTSFLMAGFVSLFRIRSVIKAQGRGKTDKLERLMIRIGVFSVLYTVPATIVIACYFYEQHLKERWEKSLVCPCYQGAIKPEYSVFMLKYFMCLVVGITSGFWIWTGKTVDSWKRFFHRTACCCDRDTSGYSSRISKSTNSSYPGVKALPLSQV; from the coding sequence ATGGCGGGTCATTTGGGACTTTCAGTGAAGTTTTTGGCGTTAGTGCTTTGTGTGACATGTATTATTACGACTGATGCTGAACAGAAGCTGCAGTGTCAGGATGTCACTATCCCTATGTGTCGTGGGATCGGATATAACTTCACCTACATGCCGAACCAATTCAACCACGAGACCCAGGAGGAGGCTGGTCTGGAGGTTCACCAATTCTATCCTTTAGTGGAAATAAAGTGTTCGCCGGATCTGCGGTTATTCCTGTGCAGTATGTACGCCCCAATCTGTATGGAGGGTTACCATCACCATCTACCCGCATGTCGACCTGTCTGCGAGCGAGCACGTGCTGGATGTGCACCTCTTATGGCCCAGTACGGATTTCAGTGGCCAGAGCGCATGAACTGTGATAACCTTCCTGTATCTGGATTGTGTGTGGATGCTAACGCTACCGACAGCTCCACGGCCGCCCCTCGCCCTCAACCCACATCCCCTTACAAAGACCGTTTTCCTCCGAAAGTCCGAGATCCAAAACCACCGAAAGTCCGTGACCCTCTGAAACCAGTGGTACGCACGTCCAAGAACAAAGATTTGTATCCAGAGTGCTGTCAATGTAAGATGGTTCGTTTGGAGAAATCGAGTGGATTTTATAACGAGATTGTGACAGGTGGACTTGAAAACTGCGCTCTAAACTGTACTAGTCCGTACTTCTCTTCCGATGAGATGACATTCGCCTCGTTCTGGATTGGATTGTGGTCCATTCTGTGTTGTATTTCTACTGCCATGACAGTTTTGACATTTTTCGTGGACATGCAAAGATTCAAATATCCTGAGCGCCCAATCGTGTTCCTCAGTGCTTGTTATTTCATGGTCAGTTGCGGCTACATCATTCGTCTCATCGTGGGTCACGCGGCCGTCGCGTGCGATGGGAAGATGATTCGTTACGAGACTACAGGACCTGCGTTATGTACGGTAGTATTCCTTCTTCTGTATTTCTTCGGGATGGCGTCTTCCATCTGGTGGGTGATTTTATCTTTCACGTGGTTCCTTTCTGCTGGATTGAAGTGGGGACAGGAAGCCATTGCTAGCTATTCACAGTATTTCCACGTAGCCGCCTGGCTGATCCCCTCCATCATGAGTATCGCCGTTCTCTTCAAATCCTCTGTAGATGGCGATCCGATCGCGGGAGTATGTTACGTTGGAAATCAGAATATAGACAACCTCAGGGGATTCGTACTGGCCCCACTCTTTATATTCCTCATCCTCGGAACCTCATTCCTGATGGCCGGATTTGTGTCGTTATTCAGGATCCGCAGTGTGATCAAAGCACAGGGCCGCGGGAAGACAGACAAACTTGAGCGACTTATGATTCGCATTGGGGTGTTTTCTGTACTATATACAGTCCCTGCTACTATTGTGATCGCGTGCTATTTCTATGAACAACATCTTAAGGAGCGCTGGGAGAAATCTCTCGTGTGTCCGTGTTACCAAGGTGCTATTAAACCAGAGTATTCTGTATTTATGTTGAAATACTTCATGTGCTTAGTTGTGGGAATTACTTCCGGTTTCTGGATTTGGACCGGAAAGACTGTAGATTCCTGGAAACGTTTTTTCCATCGGACTGCTTGTTGTTGTGATAGAGACACTTCGGGATATAGCTCTCGTATATCTAAATCTACGAACTCCAGTTACCCTGGTGTGAAAGCTCTCCCCCTGAGTCAGGTGTAG